The following are from one region of the Sandaracinus amylolyticus genome:
- a CDS encoding bifunctional aspartate transaminase/aspartate 4-decarboxylase gives MRREREREYEQLSPFELKDTLGALAKKQSAHDAHQMLNAGRGNPNWVATTPRHAYHLLGRFALVESEASGRGMELGGPIRRGGIAQRLERFLATEPEGSAGAQLLRDLVRMAKVRYELDPDDLVHELTQSSLGDHYPYPDRFLPNAEVLVRAYVLQELCGGSLDHRLDLFAVEGGTAAMTYVFYSLVANRVLRPGDTIALGAPIFTPYIEIPKLPDYHFRTIEVSADEHDGWQYPDSEIDKLGDPSVKAFFLVNPSNPPSVAMRRSSLKRLARIVRSRNPNLIVLTDDVYGTFVDDFRSLLSELPRHTICVYSFSKYFGATGWRLGVVGMSDDHVVDHILRALPEDERRAVDGRYHDLTLDPTKMRFIDRLVADSRAVALNHTAGLSLPQHVMMTLFAAFGLRDEQLGAPYKSATRRIVRERLARLYRALGVPLPEDPLRAGYYVVLDLLEWARRRHGDDFVRYLKNRYEPVDIVFRLAEQRGIVLLNGGGFDAPQWSVRVSLANLPDEAYDEIGHGLAAIAKEYLAEWSASRGDDGARAPSAGAPVPAAE, from the coding sequence ATGCGTCGAGAACGAGAGCGCGAGTACGAGCAGCTGAGCCCGTTCGAGCTGAAGGACACGCTCGGCGCGCTCGCGAAGAAGCAGAGCGCTCACGACGCGCACCAGATGCTGAACGCCGGTCGCGGCAATCCGAACTGGGTCGCCACGACACCGCGCCACGCGTATCACCTGCTCGGCCGGTTCGCGCTCGTGGAGAGCGAGGCGAGCGGTCGAGGAATGGAGCTCGGCGGGCCGATCCGGCGCGGGGGGATCGCCCAGCGGCTGGAGCGCTTCCTGGCGACCGAGCCCGAGGGCTCGGCGGGCGCGCAGCTGCTGCGCGACCTCGTGCGCATGGCCAAGGTCCGCTACGAGCTCGATCCCGACGACCTGGTTCACGAGCTCACCCAGAGCTCGCTCGGCGATCACTATCCGTACCCCGACCGGTTCCTCCCGAACGCCGAGGTCCTCGTCCGCGCGTACGTGCTGCAGGAGCTCTGTGGCGGCTCGCTCGATCACCGACTCGATCTCTTCGCGGTCGAGGGCGGCACCGCCGCGATGACCTACGTGTTCTATTCGCTGGTCGCGAATCGCGTGCTCCGACCCGGCGACACCATCGCGCTGGGCGCGCCCATCTTCACTCCGTACATCGAGATTCCGAAGCTCCCGGACTATCACTTCCGCACGATCGAGGTCAGTGCCGACGAGCACGATGGGTGGCAGTACCCCGACAGCGAGATCGACAAGCTCGGCGACCCGAGCGTGAAGGCGTTCTTCCTGGTCAATCCCAGCAATCCGCCCTCGGTCGCGATGCGCCGCAGCTCGCTCAAGCGACTGGCACGCATCGTCCGGAGCCGGAATCCGAACCTGATCGTGCTCACCGACGACGTGTACGGGACGTTCGTCGACGACTTCCGCTCTCTGCTCTCCGAGCTCCCGCGACACACGATCTGCGTCTATTCGTTCTCCAAGTACTTCGGCGCGACGGGATGGCGGCTCGGCGTGGTGGGGATGAGCGACGACCACGTGGTCGATCACATCCTCCGCGCGCTCCCCGAGGACGAGCGGCGCGCGGTGGACGGTCGTTATCACGACCTGACGCTCGATCCCACGAAGATGCGGTTCATCGATCGGCTCGTCGCCGACAGCCGCGCGGTCGCGCTGAACCACACCGCGGGGCTCTCGCTGCCGCAGCACGTGATGATGACGCTCTTCGCGGCGTTCGGGCTGCGCGACGAACAGCTGGGCGCGCCTTACAAGAGCGCGACGCGGCGCATCGTCCGCGAGCGCCTCGCCCGTCTGTATCGCGCGCTCGGCGTGCCGCTCCCCGAGGACCCGCTGCGCGCGGGCTACTACGTCGTGCTCGATCTGCTCGAGTGGGCGCGGCGGCGCCACGGCGACGACTTCGTCCGCTATCTCAAGAACCGCTACGAGCCGGTCGACATCGTGTTCCGGCTCGCGGAGCAGCGCGGGATCGTGCTGCTCAACGGTGGCGGGTTCGACGCGCCGCAGTGGTCGGTGCGCGTGTCGCTCGCGAACCTCCCCGACGAGGCGTACGACGAGATCGGTCACGGTCTCGCGGCGATCGCGAAGGAGTACCTCGCGGAGTGGAGCGCGTCGCGCGGGGACGACGGCGCGCGCGCACCGAGCGCCGGCGCGCCGGTGCCCGCCGCCGAGTGA
- a CDS encoding trimeric intracellular cation channel family protein: protein MNDIVPEGLPSLYLEIPAIVAGALSGGLHAVERRMDAVGIAWLAIATGLGGGLLRDALLGSGPALVLLRSEYLLAVSIAAALVFFFAPFLARMRLAIELVDALALGFFGIVGAERALALGLPIPSAILLGTISGIGGSILRDVLANEVPRVMLPGRLHALPSVLGVGLFASLSTSGFAASTSALAGIAATLAIWALGRFLGWRGPSPLDVVGQLRDRLARRTRRDGPSE from the coding sequence GTGAACGACATCGTCCCGGAGGGCCTGCCCTCGCTCTACCTCGAGATCCCCGCCATCGTCGCGGGCGCGCTCTCGGGCGGCCTCCACGCGGTCGAGCGCCGCATGGACGCGGTCGGGATCGCCTGGCTCGCGATCGCGACCGGGCTCGGCGGTGGTCTGCTGCGCGACGCGCTCCTCGGCAGCGGCCCTGCGCTCGTGCTGCTGCGCTCGGAGTACCTGCTCGCGGTATCGATCGCGGCGGCGCTCGTGTTCTTCTTCGCGCCCTTCCTCGCGCGCATGCGCCTCGCGATCGAGCTCGTCGACGCGCTCGCGCTCGGCTTCTTCGGAATCGTCGGCGCCGAGCGCGCGCTGGCGCTCGGTCTCCCGATCCCGTCGGCGATCCTGCTCGGGACGATCAGCGGGATCGGCGGGAGCATCCTGCGCGACGTGCTCGCGAACGAGGTCCCGCGCGTGATGTTGCCGGGGCGCCTCCACGCGTTGCCGAGCGTGCTCGGGGTGGGGCTCTTCGCGAGCCTGAGCACGAGCGGCTTCGCGGCCTCGACATCGGCGCTCGCCGGGATCGCCGCGACCCTCGCGATCTGGGCGCTCGGACGCTTCCTCGGCTGGCGCGGCCCGAGCCCGCTCGACGTCGTGGGTCAGCTCCGCGATCGGCTCGCGCGGAGGACGCGCCGGGACGGCCCGAGCGAGTGA
- a CDS encoding anaerobic sulfatase maturase, translated as MTTATSTLPAPPARIHVLAKPTGAICNLDCAYCFYLDKEKLYPGSDFRMSDELLERHIQQLVESHRGDRVTVAWQGGEPTLMGLDFYRKVVEHERKHARPGLVFENTLQTNGTLLDHAWCEFFREHGFLIGISIDGPRALHDHYRVDKGGKPTFDKVMRGLRLLQEHGVDHNVLCTVNRVNADHPLDVYRFLRDEVGTDWIQFIPVVERVLGSTVSERSVQPEQFGRFLIAIHDEWVRHDVGRVFVQTFEAALRNWLGLKSSGMCVFDETCGHGLALEHNGDLYSCDHFVEPRHRVGNLKEKRLLEVVMSDAQRAFGRHKLDSLPRECRECDVRFACHGECPKSRFLKTSDGEPGLNYLCAGYKAFFRHVDRPMKLMAQLVERGRPASEVMSILARESAARAGRNEACPCGSGRKTKRCHGRG; from the coding sequence ATGACGACCGCGACCTCGACCCTGCCGGCGCCGCCCGCGCGCATCCACGTGCTCGCGAAGCCGACCGGCGCGATCTGCAACCTCGACTGCGCGTACTGCTTCTACCTCGACAAGGAGAAGCTCTATCCGGGCAGCGACTTCCGCATGAGCGACGAGCTCCTCGAGCGGCACATCCAGCAGCTCGTCGAGTCGCACCGCGGCGATCGCGTCACCGTCGCTTGGCAGGGCGGCGAACCGACGCTCATGGGGCTCGACTTCTATCGCAAGGTCGTCGAGCACGAGCGCAAGCACGCGCGCCCCGGGCTCGTGTTCGAGAACACGCTGCAGACCAACGGGACGCTGCTCGATCACGCGTGGTGCGAGTTCTTCCGCGAGCACGGGTTCTTGATCGGGATCAGCATCGACGGGCCGCGCGCGCTCCACGATCACTACCGCGTCGACAAGGGCGGGAAGCCGACGTTCGACAAGGTGATGCGCGGGCTCCGACTGCTGCAGGAGCACGGCGTCGACCACAACGTGCTGTGCACCGTCAATCGGGTGAACGCCGACCATCCGCTCGACGTCTATCGATTCCTCCGCGACGAGGTGGGCACCGACTGGATCCAATTCATCCCGGTCGTCGAGCGCGTGCTCGGATCGACGGTGTCGGAGCGCTCGGTGCAGCCCGAGCAATTCGGGCGCTTCCTGATCGCGATCCACGACGAGTGGGTGCGCCACGACGTGGGCCGCGTGTTCGTGCAGACGTTCGAGGCGGCGCTGCGCAATTGGCTCGGCCTGAAGTCGTCGGGGATGTGCGTGTTCGACGAGACGTGCGGGCACGGGCTCGCGCTCGAGCACAACGGCGATCTCTACTCGTGTGATCACTTCGTCGAGCCCCGGCATCGAGTGGGGAACCTGAAGGAGAAGCGATTGCTCGAGGTCGTGATGTCGGACGCGCAGCGGGCGTTCGGACGGCACAAGCTCGACTCCCTTCCTCGCGAGTGCCGCGAGTGCGACGTTCGATTCGCGTGTCACGGCGAGTGCCCGAAGAGTCGATTCCTCAAGACGAGCGACGGAGAGCCCGGGCTCAACTATCTGTGCGCGGGATACAAGGCGTTCTTCCGCCACGTCGATCGCCCGATGAAGCTCATGGCCCAGCTCGTCGAGCGCGGGCGTCCGGCGTCCGAGGTGATGTCGATCCTCGCGCGCGAGTCCGCGGCGCGCGCCGGGCGCAACGAGGCGTGCCCGTGCGGGAGCGGGCGCAAGACCAAGCGCTGCCACGGACGCGGGTGA
- a CDS encoding HAD family hydrolase, with product MDVVLRLRVIAVLVLALTSCGGGGDTIRDDKPSASPGARTDDVLASWNDGEARRDIVEFVERVTEEGSPDYVAPEARIAVFDNDGTLWAEQPMPFELAFAIDRVRELAPSHPEWRTQQPFAAILRADVAGALQRGGRRGIAEIIAATHGEMTPDEFERVVRAWMSSARHPRFERRYSELVYQPMLELLDYLRENEFRLYIVSGGDTDFMRAWAEAVYGIPPSQVIGSQAQLRLERRGGVPTLVRGGEIEFIDDGPGKPIAIERTIGARPIAAFGNSDGDHEMLSWVAAGPGPRLAALVHHTDAEREFAYDREARSGRLDAALDDAQRSGWTVIDVRDDWRVVFPFERGE from the coding sequence ATGGACGTCGTTCTGCGACTTCGCGTGATCGCCGTGCTCGTGCTCGCCCTGACGAGCTGCGGGGGCGGAGGCGACACGATCCGTGACGACAAGCCCTCCGCGTCGCCCGGGGCGCGCACCGACGACGTGCTCGCGTCGTGGAACGACGGAGAGGCGCGGCGCGACATCGTCGAATTCGTCGAGCGCGTCACGGAGGAAGGCAGTCCCGACTACGTCGCACCGGAGGCGCGCATCGCGGTCTTCGACAACGACGGCACGCTGTGGGCGGAGCAGCCGATGCCCTTCGAGCTCGCGTTCGCGATCGATCGCGTCCGCGAGCTCGCGCCTTCGCACCCCGAGTGGCGCACCCAGCAGCCTTTCGCCGCGATCCTGCGGGCCGACGTCGCGGGCGCGCTCCAGCGCGGCGGCCGCCGAGGAATCGCCGAGATCATCGCCGCGACGCACGGGGAGATGACGCCCGACGAATTCGAGCGTGTGGTCCGCGCCTGGATGTCGAGCGCGCGACATCCGCGCTTCGAGCGGCGCTATTCCGAGCTGGTCTATCAGCCGATGCTCGAGCTGCTCGATTACCTTCGAGAGAACGAATTCCGGCTCTACATCGTGTCGGGCGGCGACACCGACTTCATGCGCGCGTGGGCCGAGGCGGTCTATGGCATTCCGCCCTCCCAGGTGATCGGCAGTCAGGCGCAGCTGCGGCTCGAGCGCCGCGGCGGTGTGCCCACGTTGGTGCGCGGAGGAGAGATCGAATTCATCGACGACGGCCCGGGCAAGCCGATCGCGATCGAGAGGACCATCGGAGCGCGACCGATCGCCGCATTCGGCAACTCCGACGGAGATCACGAGATGCTCTCGTGGGTCGCGGCCGGGCCCGGACCGCGCCTCGCGGCGCTGGTCCATCACACCGATGCCGAGCGCGAATTCGCCTACGATCGCGAGGCGCGCTCCGGTCGTCTCGACGCCGCGCTCGACGACGCGCAGCGGTCGGGATGGACGGTGATCGACGTGCGCGACGACTGGCGCGTCGTCTTTCCCTTCGAGCGCGGCGAGTGA
- a CDS encoding arylsulfatase has translation MGKRKTGNGHGNGHGEKKSDKPNILVIWGDDIGITNLSCYSDGLMGYRTPNIDRIAKEGMRFTDSYGEQSCTAGRASFITGQSGFRTGLTKVGVPGATIGLSSEDPTIAQLLKGRGYSTGQFGKNHLGDRNEYLPTVHGFDEFFGNLYHLNAEEEPELPDYPPAKDFPHFRPSYGPRGVLRCWATDIDDPTVDERWGRVGKQKIEDTGPLTKKRMETCDDEFIAAAKDFIKRKSADGEPFFCWVNTTHMHLRTHPKPSSVGQSGRWQSPYHDTMIDHDKHVGELLDLLDELGIAENTFVMYSTDNGPHMNTWPDGAMTPFRSEKNTNWEGAFRVPMVVRWPGKIEAGAVSNEIVHHHDWLPTFLAMAGETSIQEKLKRGHTVLGKKFRVHIDGYDLLPYLTGKEKKSPRPGLIYFSDDGDLVALRFDNWKVVFMEQRAPGTMRVWAEPFVALRVPKLYNLRTDPFERADITSNTYYDWFIDHAYLVFAAQVIAKEFADSFVEFPPRQKAASFTIDQALQKMHDTAAMAGD, from the coding sequence ATGGGCAAGCGCAAGACCGGCAACGGGCACGGCAACGGACACGGCGAGAAGAAGTCGGACAAGCCGAACATCCTCGTCATCTGGGGCGACGACATCGGGATCACGAACCTGAGCTGTTACAGCGACGGTCTGATGGGGTATCGGACTCCCAACATCGATCGGATCGCGAAGGAGGGAATGCGGTTCACCGACTCCTACGGTGAGCAGAGCTGCACCGCGGGGCGCGCCTCGTTCATCACCGGTCAGAGCGGATTCCGCACCGGACTGACGAAGGTGGGAGTCCCCGGCGCGACCATCGGCCTGAGCAGCGAGGATCCCACCATCGCCCAGCTGCTCAAGGGGCGCGGCTATTCGACCGGACAGTTCGGCAAGAACCACCTCGGCGATCGCAACGAGTACCTGCCGACGGTGCACGGGTTCGACGAGTTCTTCGGCAATCTCTATCACCTCAACGCGGAAGAAGAGCCCGAGCTCCCCGACTACCCTCCTGCGAAGGACTTCCCGCACTTCCGACCGAGCTACGGCCCTCGCGGGGTGTTGCGCTGCTGGGCGACCGACATCGACGATCCCACCGTCGACGAGCGCTGGGGCCGAGTCGGCAAGCAGAAGATCGAGGACACCGGCCCGCTGACGAAGAAGCGGATGGAGACCTGCGACGACGAGTTCATCGCGGCCGCGAAGGACTTCATCAAGCGCAAGAGCGCCGATGGAGAGCCGTTCTTCTGCTGGGTGAACACGACGCACATGCACCTGCGCACGCACCCGAAGCCGTCGAGCGTCGGTCAGTCGGGACGATGGCAGTCGCCGTATCACGACACGATGATCGATCACGACAAGCACGTCGGTGAGCTGCTCGATCTGCTCGACGAGCTCGGCATCGCCGAGAACACGTTCGTCATGTACAGCACCGACAACGGGCCGCACATGAACACGTGGCCCGACGGCGCGATGACGCCCTTCCGCAGCGAGAAGAACACGAACTGGGAAGGCGCGTTCCGCGTCCCGATGGTCGTGCGCTGGCCGGGGAAGATCGAGGCGGGCGCGGTCTCGAACGAGATCGTCCACCACCACGACTGGCTCCCGACCTTCCTCGCGATGGCGGGAGAGACGAGCATCCAGGAGAAATTGAAGAGAGGGCACACCGTGCTCGGAAAGAAGTTCCGAGTGCACATCGACGGATACGATCTGCTCCCCTATCTGACCGGCAAGGAGAAGAAGAGCCCGCGTCCGGGTCTCATCTACTTCAGTGACGACGGCGATCTCGTCGCGCTCCGATTCGACAACTGGAAGGTCGTCTTCATGGAGCAGCGCGCCCCGGGCACGATGCGGGTGTGGGCCGAGCCCTTCGTCGCGCTGCGCGTCCCGAAGCTCTACAACCTGCGCACCGATCCCTTCGAGCGCGCCGACATCACGTCGAACACCTATTACGACTGGTTCATCGACCACGCGTATCTGGTGTTCGCAGCGCAGGTGATCGCGAAGGAGTTCGCCGACTCGTTCGTGGAGTTCCCGCCGCGGCAGAAGGCCGCGTCGTTCACCATCGATCAGGCGCTGCAGAAGATGCACGACACCGCCGCGATGGCGGGCGACTGA
- a CDS encoding helix-turn-helix domain-containing protein produces the protein MDDVPDFLEAAVLAKRLGVSTRTLRAWMQAGALPRPQARGHLTRFDRKLIVIAYAVAALRRDGVPLPHIARFLANKSDAELRDIGGLPAPREPAALPAPPATRALPSEGTPSAPPREGASQGSGIENVVSTESLAVQNALASRDEPSSTGVPIGAVWRRIELLPGLELHVRADAPPFVHGIAAAIAAGRFSK, from the coding sequence ATGGACGACGTCCCGGACTTCCTCGAAGCTGCCGTGCTCGCCAAGCGGCTCGGCGTCAGCACCCGCACTCTTCGCGCCTGGATGCAGGCGGGCGCGCTGCCGCGGCCGCAGGCGCGCGGTCACCTCACGCGCTTCGATCGGAAGCTGATCGTGATCGCCTACGCCGTCGCGGCGCTGCGGCGCGACGGAGTGCCGCTGCCGCACATCGCGCGCTTCCTCGCGAACAAGAGCGACGCCGAGCTGCGCGACATCGGCGGGCTCCCTGCCCCGCGCGAGCCTGCCGCGCTGCCCGCGCCTCCGGCGACCCGCGCGCTTCCTTCGGAAGGAACGCCCAGCGCGCCGCCGCGCGAGGGCGCGAGCCAGGGCTCGGGGATCGAGAACGTCGTGTCCACCGAGTCGCTCGCGGTGCAGAACGCGCTCGCCTCGCGCGACGAGCCGAGCAGCACCGGCGTGCCCATCGGTGCGGTGTGGCGGCGCATCGAGCTCCTTCCCGGGCTCGAGCTCCACGTCCGCGCCGACGCGCCGCCCTTCGTGCACGGGATCGCAGCGGCGATCGCCGCGGGTCGGTTCTCGAAGTAG
- the ttcA gene encoding tRNA 2-thiocytidine(32) synthetase TtcA — MDERERLERDLSRNVGRCIGDFELIGEGDRVMVCLSGGKDSYAMMHLLDALRRRSPVRFELLAVHLDQGHPGYDGTPLEGWLRERGFDYRIVREDTYSIVKEKVPEESTYCSLCSRLRRGILYNVAQDLGCTKIALGHHRDDALETLMLNLMFTGSLKAMPPKLVSDDQRNTVIRPLLYCAEPSIARFAELERFPILPCDLCGSQDNLMRKQVKRMLAEMEAHAPKAKESMLAAIGNVRATHLLDRELYAKLGLAVASDGDEKTPRTAIGMDGARRLPIIDAG; from the coding sequence ATGGACGAGCGCGAGCGGTTGGAGCGCGATCTCTCCCGGAACGTCGGGCGCTGCATCGGCGATTTCGAGCTGATCGGCGAGGGTGACCGCGTGATGGTCTGCCTCAGCGGAGGCAAGGACAGCTACGCGATGATGCACCTGCTCGACGCGCTGAGGCGTCGCTCGCCGGTGCGCTTCGAGCTGCTCGCGGTGCATCTCGACCAGGGCCATCCCGGCTACGACGGCACGCCGCTCGAGGGATGGCTGCGCGAGCGCGGCTTCGACTACCGCATCGTGCGCGAGGACACCTACTCGATCGTGAAGGAGAAGGTGCCGGAGGAGAGCACGTACTGCTCGCTGTGCTCGCGCCTGCGACGCGGCATCCTCTACAACGTCGCGCAGGACCTCGGCTGCACGAAGATCGCGCTCGGGCATCATCGCGACGACGCGCTCGAGACGCTGATGCTGAACCTGATGTTCACGGGCTCGCTCAAGGCGATGCCGCCGAAGCTCGTGAGCGACGACCAGCGCAACACCGTCATCCGCCCGCTGCTGTACTGCGCGGAGCCGAGCATCGCGCGCTTCGCGGAGCTCGAGCGCTTCCCGATCCTGCCCTGCGACCTCTGCGGCTCGCAGGACAACCTCATGCGCAAGCAGGTGAAGCGCATGCTGGCGGAGATGGAAGCGCACGCGCCGAAGGCGAAGGAGAGCATGCTCGCGGCGATCGGGAACGTGCGCGCGACCCACCTCTTGGATCGCGAGCTCTACGCGAAGCTGGGGCTCGCGGTGGCGAGCGACGGCGACGAGAAGACGCCGCGCACCGCGATCGGGATGGACGGCGCGCGGCGGCTGCCGATCATCGACGCGGGGTGA
- a CDS encoding PilZ domain-containing protein, with amino-acid sequence MTDAHFRRSARTAIELRVCFRRDEPGAALEKAGRIADLGMGGAFVQADRPPPIGASIVVTLQSPTAWDPLELPAEVRWVSDDGLAGLGRGFGVKFGDLAPTQAAALYELLSSAGFEEAPATKTEREG; translated from the coding sequence ATGACCGACGCCCACTTCCGACGCAGCGCGCGCACGGCCATCGAGCTGCGCGTGTGCTTCCGGCGAGACGAGCCCGGCGCGGCGCTCGAGAAGGCGGGACGCATCGCGGACCTCGGGATGGGCGGCGCGTTCGTGCAGGCGGACCGGCCTCCGCCGATCGGCGCGTCGATCGTGGTCACGCTGCAGAGCCCGACCGCGTGGGACCCGCTCGAGCTGCCGGCCGAGGTGCGCTGGGTGAGCGACGACGGGCTCGCGGGCCTGGGCCGCGGCTTCGGCGTGAAGTTCGGCGACCTCGCGCCGACCCAAGCCGCGGCGCTCTACGAGCTGCTCTCGTCGGCGGGCTTCGAAGAAGCGCCCGCGACGAAGACGGAGCGCGAGGGATGA
- a CDS encoding serine/threonine-protein kinase, with protein MSGVAQTERPPPMGAPEESSHVGFRSETWTGRLVEGRYRVVELLGEGGMGAVFLAEHVKLSKKVALKVILPQFAGDGELAERFAREAMASAKLDHPHVASALDYGALPEGGAYLVMPYVRGRSLRHAMDAGDATWQFACEIGAQIADALGAAHAHRIVHRDLKPENVILEPRDDGSEMVKVLDFGVARVASEEGASASTGKALTRVGTIIGTPGYMAPEQALGENVDTRADLYALGVVLWELVAKQSLFPDDDLTAIVTRQLTTEIPRLASVVPDVPVELDELVARLLARARDDRPQRAGEVRDVLRRLALGAALEHKVLSGEIAVPIRSSDASGQHAVVDTSAGDAGRGGSIATPQPSVVLPPGIGKAAETLQGTMNVGPLRNVPTSLVVAGCATPLVIAMLVFVGVLAFGGGEETPAPAVTTTAVPEAHEAAPAPPARETGRRGAPERDLPRAPDPPEDDAPAAPVADTSGVPIPIEIARDVSTLLDSASGDERDDAARRIRDAARTDAPPFVAAVVALELGERCPDRRNAVREIERIGDARALPALERLHRDRRGCGFLNTQDCHRCLRRDLRDARRALSGSADAEE; from the coding sequence GTGAGCGGCGTCGCGCAGACCGAGCGACCGCCGCCGATGGGAGCGCCCGAGGAGAGCTCGCACGTCGGGTTCCGCAGCGAGACCTGGACCGGTCGCCTCGTCGAAGGGCGCTATCGCGTGGTCGAGCTGCTCGGCGAGGGCGGCATGGGCGCGGTGTTCCTCGCGGAGCACGTGAAGCTCTCGAAGAAGGTCGCGCTCAAGGTGATCCTCCCGCAGTTCGCGGGCGACGGTGAGCTCGCGGAGCGCTTCGCGCGCGAGGCGATGGCGAGCGCGAAGCTCGATCATCCGCACGTCGCGAGCGCGCTCGACTACGGCGCGCTGCCCGAGGGCGGCGCCTACCTCGTGATGCCGTACGTGCGCGGGCGGAGCCTGCGTCACGCGATGGACGCGGGGGACGCGACCTGGCAGTTCGCGTGCGAGATCGGCGCGCAGATCGCGGACGCGCTGGGCGCCGCGCACGCGCACCGGATCGTGCATCGCGATCTGAAGCCCGAGAACGTCATCCTCGAGCCGCGCGACGACGGCAGCGAGATGGTGAAGGTGCTCGACTTCGGCGTCGCGCGGGTGGCGAGCGAAGAAGGCGCGAGCGCGAGCACCGGCAAGGCGCTGACCCGCGTCGGCACGATCATCGGCACGCCGGGCTACATGGCGCCCGAGCAGGCGCTCGGGGAGAACGTCGACACCCGCGCGGATCTGTACGCGCTCGGCGTGGTGCTCTGGGAGCTGGTCGCGAAGCAGTCGCTCTTCCCCGACGACGATCTCACCGCGATCGTGACGCGGCAGCTGACGACCGAGATCCCTCGGCTCGCGAGCGTGGTGCCCGACGTGCCGGTGGAGCTCGACGAGCTGGTGGCACGGCTGCTGGCGCGGGCGCGCGACGATCGTCCGCAGCGCGCGGGCGAGGTGCGCGACGTGCTGCGCAGGCTCGCGCTGGGCGCGGCGCTCGAGCACAAGGTGCTCTCGGGCGAGATCGCGGTGCCGATCCGATCGAGCGACGCGAGCGGTCAGCACGCCGTGGTGGACACGTCCGCTGGTGATGCGGGCCGCGGGGGCTCGATCGCGACGCCGCAGCCGAGCGTGGTGCTTCCGCCGGGGATCGGGAAGGCGGCGGAGACGCTGCAGGGGACGATGAACGTCGGCCCGCTGCGGAACGTGCCGACGTCGCTGGTGGTCGCGGGATGCGCGACGCCGCTGGTGATCGCGATGCTGGTGTTCGTCGGCGTGCTCGCGTTCGGCGGAGGTGAGGAGACGCCGGCCCCGGCGGTGACGACGACGGCGGTGCCCGAGGCGCACGAGGCGGCGCCGGCGCCCCCGGCGCGCGAGACCGGTCGGCGCGGCGCGCCGGAGCGCGACCTGCCGCGCGCGCCCGATCCGCCGGAGGACGATGCGCCCGCGGCGCCGGTGGCGGACACCAGCGGGGTGCCGATCCCGATCGAGATCGCGCGCGACGTCTCGACGTTGCTCGACAGCGCGTCGGGCGACGAGCGCGACGACGCGGCGCGACGGATCCGCGACGCGGCGCGCACCGATGCGCCCCCCTTCGTGGCGGCGGTGGTGGCGCTCGAGCTGGGCGAACGATGCCCCGATCGGCGCAACGCAGTGCGCGAGATCGAGCGGATCGGCGACGCACGCGCGCTGCCGGCGCTGGAGCGGCTGCACCGCGATCGCCGGGGCTGCGGGTTCTTGAACACGCAGGACTGTCACCGCTGCCTGCGCCGCGACCTGCGCGACGCGCGACGAGCGCTGAGCGGCAGCGCCGACGCCGAGGAGTGA